In Inquilinus sp. Marseille-Q2685, the following proteins share a genomic window:
- a CDS encoding DUF2231 domain-containing protein — translation MPPGPRVRSPCLKRSAPTERCSSSWSFYRDWQFTRRSVIAHHTHTSGTGSTAALHGHPLHPMLVGFPIALFIGAFVTDLAYLAAGDAFWARASFWLLVGGLAMGLGAALPGAIDLLTIKHARSWRLAWMHGLLNIGVLLLALANMVLRWEDMAGAVLPYGLPLSAVSVALLAVTGWLGGEMVFQHGVGVSRSVGASGNKLHEHAPAVPSRNDAGHHHEQDGRKQPPER, via the coding sequence TTGCCGCCTGGACCGCGGGTTCGTTCTCCTTGTCTCAAGCGTTCTGCACCGACGGAACGATGCAGCTCGAGCTGGAGTTTCTATCGAGATTGGCAGTTCACGCGGAGATCGGTCATCGCCCATCACACCCATACCTCTGGCACCGGCAGCACCGCTGCACTGCACGGCCATCCGCTGCACCCGATGCTGGTCGGCTTTCCCATAGCGCTCTTCATCGGAGCGTTCGTGACCGACCTTGCCTATCTGGCTGCAGGCGATGCCTTTTGGGCGCGGGCCTCCTTCTGGTTGCTTGTTGGCGGGCTCGCAATGGGTTTGGGCGCAGCGCTCCCAGGCGCCATTGATCTGCTGACGATCAAGCACGCGCGCAGCTGGAGATTGGCCTGGATGCACGGTCTGCTGAACATCGGCGTTCTGCTTCTGGCCCTCGCGAACATGGTGTTACGGTGGGAAGATATGGCGGGAGCCGTGCTACCTTACGGCCTGCCGCTCTCCGCGGTGTCGGTTGCCCTGCTTGCCGTCACCGGCTGGCTCGGTGGCGAAATGGTCTTCCAGCACGGGGTCGGCGTTTCCAGATCCGTCGGCGCTTCCGGCAACAAGCTTCATGAACATGCGCCCGCCGTACCGTCACGAAATGACGCTGGTCATCATCACGAACAGGATGGCCGTAAGCAACCGCCCGAGAGATAA
- a CDS encoding DCC1-like thiol-disulfide oxidoreductase family protein has translation MNTTAARQSGHGPGENGHRSADASDEILLVYDWECPACDTYCQWVRIQPTAGRLRLVNARDLTPVMEEITKAGLDIDQGMVVRKGGQLYYGSEAIHTLALLSNRSGLFNKLSHYVFRSRALSHLLYPGLRACRNLLLKVLGKTKINNLRIEGNDRF, from the coding sequence GTGAACACGACCGCTGCTCGTCAGTCCGGCCATGGTCCCGGCGAAAATGGGCACCGTTCCGCGGACGCCTCCGACGAGATCCTCCTGGTGTACGACTGGGAGTGTCCAGCCTGCGACACATACTGTCAGTGGGTGCGGATTCAACCGACCGCGGGCAGGCTGCGGCTCGTCAATGCGCGCGACTTGACCCCGGTGATGGAGGAGATCACCAAGGCAGGGCTCGACATCGACCAAGGGATGGTCGTCAGAAAGGGCGGACAGCTCTACTACGGCAGCGAGGCGATCCACACGCTCGCGCTTCTCAGCAATCGATCGGGCTTGTTCAACAAGCTGAGCCACTATGTCTTTCGGTCCAGGGCACTGTCGCATCTCCTCTACCCTGGGTTGCGGGCATGCCGGAACCTGCTCCTGAAGGTCCTGGGCAAAACCAAGATCAACAATCTTCGGATCGAAGGAAACGACCGCTTCTGA